Genomic segment of Hydra vulgaris chromosome 08, alternate assembly HydraT2T_AEP:
TTATTATGCACGCCATAAcgatatattataaacaacattataatgaataatataCACCATCATAATATGTTACACACGCTATCATAATATGCACTACAAACTACAAGTTTCACTTCACAGAATGTATAATTTCGTAAAGTTAttcaaaacactttttaaaatgatactttaccatttgtttatattactatattacgattgtatttgtttatgttttctatatttttgacaacatgatttatgacattttttgttcattttaaagTCTACAACttctaaagatttatttattttgtttcaaatgccgcatttttttaaaccacaTTGTAAAAGGTATTTCTTCTTTCATAACATCTGTACATAAATTAGTCTTAGTTTTGTCGTAGTATTTTCTTGTTAAAGATGACGATACTGCAGTTACTTTAATTCTACGACAATGGTTAACtaaattatagtttaatatCTTTAACTTATCTACTTCTTCATAAAAATTAGGAGCACTGTTATTCACCTTCGcccaaaatgttttgttaaattgaTTGTAAATAGCCGTGTCTAGTTTGCtccagtttaaaattttttttcttaaattttcaaCGTTAATagtattgttttctttatacgTTCTTGCATtatgaactttaaaaacaacatcCTCTAATTTCCAGTTTAGTTCGTTTTTCAAGAGAATTAAAGATTCTTCCATGTATTCCATGATCATAACAAGATCAAAGTCTCTTGTAATCGAAGTTAACACGCTTTTGATATATTCGTCAGTTTCGTTCCACACGTCAAAACCCAAATCAAAAGCATTAGGATTTTTTACTAAGGCAAAAGAACCCTCTCCATCCCGTAAATCTACggtttgaagaatttttttcaagtattgCTCTGGTAGCTCAAAAAACTCATCCAATAGTGGCAAGTTTCCGCTtaaattataatgttttttaaaattcaaatattgagCAATCGAATCAAACTGGGAGTATGGTTCCCTGATAATTGTGATTATTTTGGTACTTTGGGGATTCATAAgctttttcatgttttctttgtGAAACACAGCATGGTTAAATATTACGTTGTAAGTGTCTCCTTTTTTGTGTTCATACAAATAtgcttctttaaatttattgggGTAACAAAACCTGTGATAGCAAAGTGGCAAAGCAGCTTTGAGATGATGAAGCTTTGCATATCTTTGTATTATGTTGGTCACTGTAGATGAACCAGTTTTATGGGTCTTTagaaatattacatttttataaaacgacTCTTCAAGGTTCtctctataaatatatatattatatatacataaatatatatatatataaatatatatatatatatatatatatatgtacacttATGttatcatacatacatacatacatacatacatttttattgCAGTTCTCTACTTTAACGttgttaattaaaacattaaaaacattcttgtttttagttattatcaaatagaGAGAAACTacgaaattgaaataattagtataccaaaaattataaatactaattaatataaataaagaaatacgCATAAGCTTGTAAAAGCACTTTACTTTTGAACTGGAGTTTATGTGacagtttttataaatcatgttttgttcaaaaataaaaattaaagcaaaaacaaatattatgaTTATTTCATAGTTCAGTAGCAACCTgtaaagcaaaagaaaaatatagcaagACGTCACTCATTAACAGCTTTTgtctcaattttatttttaagttgttaagCGTTGCAAGTGTTTAAGTTAgtattttgttattaactttttcttatAGAAATTTGTAACACTCCAGTCAAAAATAAAGTCCTTCAATGAATACAGTTATTTGAAAATCTGATTAAGTATCTCAGGGGCGGTTGCAggacttttttatatttgatatatatatatatatatatatatatatatatatatatatatatatatatatatatatatatatatatatatatatatatatattatatatatatatatgtatatatatatatatatatatgtatatatatatatatatatatatatatatatagatatagatatagatatatatatatagatatatatatatatatatatatatatatatatatatatatatatatatatatatatatatatatatatatatatatatatatatttaaagttttgaaagttttttaaatctacaATATTTAAGATATCTGCGCCAAACGTGAGAAAGTATGCTACCTCACATTTGTGCAACATgtcgatattttttttttttttttttttttaagttttataagctaaatttattttaatagataaattttaaaatttttgttaaaatatcttattttaaaaattttaaaaatataaattttaaattcccctgtttttcaaaattcaaaagtGCTGCGTTCGCCTCTGTTTctgatttttactttaatacttttaaataaattttatatttgatatatatatatatatatatatatatatatatatatatatatatatatatatatatatatatatatatatatatatatatatatatatatatgtatatatatatatatatatatatatatgtatatatatatatatatatatatatatgtatatatatatatatatatatatatatatatatatatagatatagatatagatatatatatatagatatatatatatatatattatatatatatatatatatatatatatatatatatatatatatatatatatatatttaaagttttgaaagttttttaaatctacaATATTTAAGATATCTGCGCCAAACGTGAGAAAGTATGCTACCTCACATTTGTGCAACATgtcgatattttttttttttttttttttttttaatttttgtaagctaaatttatattcatcgataaattttaaaatttgtgtaaaaatctcttagtttaaaaattataacaatataaagtttaaattcccctgtttttcaaaattcaaaagtGCTGCGTTCGCCTCTGTTTctgatttttactttaatacttttaaataaattttatatttgatatatatatatatatatatatatatatatatatatatatatatatatatatatatatatatatatatatatatatatatatatatatatatatatatatatatatatatatgtatatatatatatatatatatatatatgtatatatatatatatatatatatatgtatatatatatatatatatatatatatatatatatagatatagatatagatatatatatatagatatatatatatattatatatatatatatatatatatatatatatatatatatatatatatatatatatatatttaaagttttgaaagttttttaaatctacaATATTTAAGATATCTGCGCCAAACGTGAGAAAGTATGCTACCTCACATTTGTGCAACATgtcgatatttttttttttaatttttttttcagttttctcagctaaatttatattcatcgataaattttaaaatttgtgtaaaaatctcttagtttaaaaattataacaatataaagtttaaattcccctgtttttcaaaattcaaaagtGCTGCGTTCGCCTCTGTTTctgatttttactttaatacttttaaataaattttatatttgatatatatatatatatatatatatatatatatatatatatatatatatatatatatatatatatatatatatatatatatatatatatatatatatatatatgtatatatatattatatatatatatatatatgtatatatatatatatatatatatatatatatagatatagatatagatatatatatatagatatatatatatatatatatatatatatatatatatatatatatatatatatatatatatatatatatatatatatatatatatatatatatatatttaaagttttgaaagttttttaaatctacaATATTTAAGATATCTGCGCCAAACGTGAGAAAGTATGCTACCTCACATTTGTGCAACATgtcgatatttttttttttaatttttttttcagttttctcagctaaatttatattcatcgataaattttaaaatttgtgtaaaaatctcttagtttaaaaattataacaatataaagtttaaattcccctgtttttcaaaattcaaaagtGCTGCGTTCGCCTCTGTTTctgatttttactttaatacttttaaataaatttttagatttatattttaatattattttaatgtttatattagataattataaatatttattttgtagaatcaattatattttacataatggtTGTAAATGTGTAAAATGATCCATTCTTATATATTCTTGTTTCacgtttttcttttaaagaggtttttattttgttttgatttgctTTGTATATTAGGCAGTGCATGAATAACCAAAATGAGAAGAAACAAAATTGAAGAAGAAAGGTATTAAGCatattggatttaaaaaaagttttttctttacaagGCAATGTTCTTTGAGACTTTTTCTGATAATTTGATCAAAAAGTTCCAAATTACAGAATACCCTGGGGTTTAAAAAAGTAGATCCAAAAGCTCCAAAAAAgtgaatttaacaaaatacaatttaaagttttgaccTGATGGCAAAATTTTTACTCGATTtggctaaaaaattattaagctgATGCTCAGAACTTGTATGTATGCTAAGAACTTGTTTGTTTACTCGTCATCATAGAAATGAAAGTCGTATGTATTACCGCTCATAGCACATTTGGAAAACACCTTAAACCTTCATTGTTAAAGCCTATTTTTCATGAATCTTTTATATGAACTCAGTTATGCTAGTTCACTAAAATAAGAGATTTTTGCCAAAAgcttaagtaaattttatttagattttaaattaagaatatGTTCTCCTTGAGCCATTGTTGTCTATGTAAAACCATCCCTTCTTTTTGGTTTATAAActcttgtgattt
This window contains:
- the LOC101237964 gene encoding galactose-3-O-sulfotransferase 3 isoform X2, with translation MHFLTKRRKLAIYFITSISIIVFFKDKVMDLLKRNKNEKKCKDSELDCKFTNSTPNCSTLLYQIFQNITPGNLKAFNSGIKENLEESFYKNVIFLKTHKTGSSTVTNIIQRYAKLHHLKAALPLCYHRFCYPNKFKEAYLYEHKKGDTYNVIFNHAVFHKENMKKLMNPQSTKIITIIREPYSQFDSIAQYLNFKKHYNLSGNLPLLDEFFELPEQYLKKILQTVDLRDGEGSFALVKNPNAFDLGFDVWNETDEYIKSVLTSITRDFDLVMIMEYMEESLILLKNELNWKLEDVVFKVHNARTYKENNTINVENLRKKILNWSKLDTAIYNQFNKTFWAKVNNSAPNFYEEVDKLKILNYNLVNHCRRIKVTAVSSSLTRKYYDKTKTNLCTDVMKEEIPFTMWFKKMRHLKQNK